The stretch of DNA TGTCTATCAAAATCAAAACGAATACACCGAatttgagaatattaaaactaacttagatttaaataatttttcctaCTCTAACGAGCAAATTTTAGACGTTAAcaataagaatattttatatctataCGATGAGAATGACAGAAATGTATATCATttcgaaaatttcattttaataatgtaaaaccattttatgatgcgattaactaaacgaagttgaagtgtaacacgacaagtagtagatatgagctttaattatccatattataaaggaattttaatcAATAATAACTGCAATATATAATTCGATTACCTTGTGGTACACTTCATCTACGGCTTTCTCATAACAACAAAAGTAGAATAAGTTATTGCCGGTTGGTTTTTTTTGTTCCATGTGGACCTACCTGCCCTGTACGGAGTATGAGAGGCTCTTCACTACAAGTCAAAACTTCGAAGCTGCAAAAGAAGCCCTTCTTGGACACCCCAGCTTCGGTCTTCAGGAGGGAGgtgttatggcgagcacgccactgtgtgtgtgtgtgtgttttatctcaatattcagactacttagaagatgataaacatccacactgagtatctcgaggtgtttacgatattatcaagaactatgagaggtttttaggatagtttgtaattcttaagtCAGTATagtcttaatattgttctgaagctattttcttgtggcattttaaattcatttatatttaaatgggaataagccacaattaaaggttaaaatacgtttattgacgtttcaatttccactttttcaaacgatttccgaagtggaaattgaaacttcaataaacgtattttaacctttaattatggcttattcccatttaaatataaattagtatagtcttataccctaaactgttaacacctaaataaatttttgcatttcattcagagttacgttatttaattctccaacgaacacatatcattttatagagaataaaagtCATTTCCCTTTACAACTTTAATCTGCAGCATATTTCTCGAAGATCCGTAAAATACAGTCTATCTACCTGAAAGACCATAATATTCAATAGAAGGGTTGGCCAAGGAATTACAGCAAATTTATGTAAAAGTAACTAAagactaaagtatttttattattatgtggGTATCATAAGCAGCAATTTCAACTCAATaattcgtaaggttttattacgcaatttgcaatttatttacattttgcaGTGGATTGTTTatattattaacttttattttgtgataattacgatttatgtaattttagtaaaatttaattgttattgttattttctgactttttgtaagccttgtccataaaattgtacaattttcagtgacaataaaacatatttttaattctAATCCCAATTCAGTTTTTAGTACTCATTATAAATTAGTAACACAATAGTCATTAACTAACGAAAGGATCATAACTGGAAAACAATTATTTAGGTAAATTATGTACATAAAgacattaaattaattactatctTATATATATTTAGACAGGCTGTAGTTATAACTGGAGGTATTATAAAGATGTGCTAATATGCATAGCACAACAAACAAGTTTCACATCCTGAATTTTTTCCTGGATTTACGTCCTATTTAAGTTCTCAATATTTGGGCTTTTATTGCTTTTAGTAATTTAATGCATAATAAATTATAATCAATTATATAAAATTCGTCCTAGGGTATACACTTAATGTAGTCTTCATAATGGATGAACTTTTAGAAGACTTTATGACACGACATAAAATCTGTTTTACAGCCTTCAACTTTTTTGAGGTAGTTGTTGGATTGTCAGTGAAATCATCAGTTGCATAACAATGTTTTTGGTACTagggtttttttaattttatagttgGTTCCTCAGTTACATAAACAGTCTAAAGATGAGGTCTGtaaaattaaatataactttCAGATTGACTTAATTGCATCGAATATCGTCATTTACGAGAGACAGCCCACTTAGAGTTTTACTTTCGTTCGCAGCACCGGCTTGGCGATTATGTTCTATTCGGCGGCAGATTTAAATATggcaaattttaataaaatcctgTTACAAGTATATCTTCTATTAAGGATCGTTATCATAAAGCGTATTAGACGAAGAACTGCCTCGGTGGTTTCTAGTGCTTCCTATCTTTAGTTTCCTCGTTTTATGTAAATCGAGTTCGTTGTTTTTCTCTCAATAGCATCGTACTGTAATCCGTTCACAGTACTACAGATCACTCCCAATACTTTTACATGAATGGAATTATCATTCCCACTTTAGCTTTTACAACAGGTTGACTGCCATGAGTACAACATGTGATACTCAATTAACTTGTCATTTATGCTACAGCTCTTCTAGCCCAGCATCAATATCGTTAATTTTATTACACCATCACTGTCGTGTTAGATTTTTATCTAACATTagtgttttttcaataaaacaattttagTTTCCCAATAACTCATTTTAATAAGCAAAAACTGAAACTAAATTATTTAACACATTCAAACTTAACATAATTATGGCAACAAAACCGAAAAGGGTAAGttaaaagataagaaaaagtaaGTTTTGGTAAGCAAAGTATTCCCTGTTTCGCTTAGACTCTGCGAACAATTGCTTAACGTTATTCTGTCTCACTGcctaaaaaaaacacaaaaagggaATAAGTAAGCTAAAAAGGTAAGTAAacaaaaaacttacaattgttctgaagctattttcttgtggcattttaaattaattactatttaactgggaataagccacaattaaaggttaaaatacgtttattgacgtttcaatttccacttcggaaatcgttctcaaaatacaaacattagtaaattaaacaaattttgtttttgttacttagtgaaaaattcttctattaatttaattttatctgactcatctatattgacaattcagacatacattatacattttaaagtagacgactttaaaatgatattgccaatattgttgagttgcgttcctgggacgactttacttataagatagttcattcgattacatgaaatcaactttaacttgagaatatccgtcagaaaagatcataacatgtaattcgtctttaaaaagacaaatacatgccatgatgacagtaaaattctcctgttagtgattccatagtaaattatgagggaaaaaccaggaaaaaaacctcataatactatcccgacatggtaagtatttgatcttgcatttattttaccttcaataaataccaaattccgattttatatgtttgttatttaaaaaatataaatgatgtattctccatatgttactgacttaccaatactggtattttctttttaataacttcctctttcaatatgggtaaccagatcctactacattctgccgaggaattcgcgacacaattggtctcatttagcataattagagccgcttctttgatttttctctttttaccatccgtttcttttaggactatatatagtcctaaaagaaacggatggtaaaaagagaaaaatcaaagaagcggctctaattatgctaaatgagaccaattgtgtcgcgaattcctcggcagaatgtagtaggatctggttacccatattgaaagaggaagttattaaaaagaaaataccagtattggtaagtcagtaacatatggagaatacatcatttatattttttaaataacaaacatataaaatcggaatttggtatttattgaaggtaaaataaatgcaagatcaaatacttaccatgtcgggatagtattatgaggtttttttcctggtttttccctcataatttactatggaatcactaacaggagaattttactgtgatcatggcatgtatttgtctttttaaagacgaattacatgttatgatcttttctgacggatattctcaagttaaagttgatttcatgtaatcgaatgaactatcttataagtaaagtcgtcccaggaacgcaactcaacaatattggcaatatcattttaaagtcgtctactttaaaatgtataatgtatgtctgaattgtcaatatagatgagtcagataaaattaaattaatagaagaatttttcactaagtaacaaaaacaaaatttgtttaatttactaatgtttgtattttgagaacgatttccgaagtggaaattgaaacgtcaataaacgtattttaacctttaattgtgacttattcccagttaaatagtaattaaaaaacttacaatgattTAATTTTCATCATTATCGTCATCTGTGCATTCCGTGCATGTATAACTTGTTCTCTGCCTGTGTTCTTTACAAATTGGGCTTGTGCAAATATTGCAACGATGTTGGGTAAAGCGGTTTTTTCTTACTGGGCAGTAAAGGCATCTTGGTTTTTCATTATTTGCTGTTGACGGTGCCGGTTGAGGTTTGATTCCAGCTACGTTATGTATTTTTTGACGAAGACTTGTAGATAACCTTGGTATAGATGCTCGACGAGTTACATGGGGTAGTGCAAGTTGTTTTGCTAAATCAGTAATGAAAGCTCTTCGTTTTAAAATTACATTAGTATTGCTTCTAAAAATTATCTGGCTATTTACAGTGGCAATATTGAGCAGAGTACAAAAGACAGTAAGGGGCCAACGGTTACTTATTCTGCTCACAGAATACTCTGATTTTAGCCGATCAACGACATCTACACCTCCCTTCGTACTGTTGTAAAAGGTAATGACCTCAGGTTTCAGATCTTGGGATGAAGGATCTATGGAATCATCGTCATGCAATGTTGATAACATTAGTacgtttttgttcttttttggtACGTAAGAAGCTAATATACAATGGTTTTTCGTATTTCCTTCTTTGTCACCATACAAAAATATGGAACTTTTTATTGTCCGATTTTTAACATCCAGTAGCATTGGAGGAATTTGGGCTTTATTTTTTCGTATTGTACCTACTATAGTTAATCTGTGGTTTTCGTATAAATCATTGGCTAGAGGAACCGATGTAAAATAGTTGTCCATAGTAACATTTCTTCCTGAGTTATTAATTGGTTGAATAAGTCGTTTTACTACACTACTCGCATCATTGGGCTTTTGGAAAGGCCCATCGGGTTGTCTGCCAGCATAAATTTCCATATTAGATGTATAGAACATTCTAGCATCACAAAGCGCATATATTTTAAACCCGTATTTTGCCGGTATATTAGCAATATACTGTCTAAATTTGCATCTACCCCGAaaggcttccaacatttcatCAATTGTTGAGTATTCACTAATTGTATAATTATTCAAGCATTGTTGAACAAAGGCATCAAAAATGTGACGTGTAGGGGCTAAATTGTCAAATTTTGCTCGTTCCTTCCTTGAATTGCTGTCGTCAAATCTTATAGCTTGAACCAGAATATGATACCGATATTTTGATAATGTAGCCGCAAAAAAGTCCGGTGCGGTTCCATCGGTGCTCCATAACTCTGCGGTATTCAAATGCTCAGCTTTTTTGACTCCGGCCAGATAAAGCAAACCCAAGAATGCACTAATTTCTATAAAAACGGTTGGCGCGCAGTTTTTTGAATTATTGTATGATGGCCTTATTTTATCTAATTTTTGATTGGTGCAATCAACAATATAAGAAATTATCTCATCGGGGAAAAACAATTTCCAACAATCTAGAGCTGTTTTATATCGTTTTGCTACATTTTTTACGCCTGGCAACTTCGTAATTATATTTTGCCGGGAAGTTTTATTTCTGAGATCAGTTCTTTTGTGATGAAGCCACTCTGTTTTGTCTTTTCCTCTAGAGATTGGCACATCAATTGGCAAAATAGTTATATTTGAAGCACTTGTGGATGAAACCGGCTCACTTTTAATTATTTCCTCACTCTCACACAACCCAGATTGTTCTGTATCGGAACAGTGTTCACTATGCCCAGATGGAGCATCTGAATCCGAGTTATTATCCATTTCCACATCACTCTCACACTCCTCGAACCATTTTATCAATTGTTCTTGTGTTTTCTCATCCATTTTAGATAATAAGTGTAAAAGACGAGCGTAAATAATCTCGAAGCTTTAAATCATAACTacccgaaaatcaaaaatataagggTAAATTCGAAtttgttagattttttctaacatCGACAGTGATCGCGGGCTAGATCACGTTGACCCATAAGGACATGACGAtttgtatttaataatttaatttaggCTTTTGTAAGAATCTTTTAGGGGTTAATTAATATCTTTTTAAGTATTTCACACCATTTTAAACATCTATGTTGGTGCTCATGGTTCATGAGTGATGTTTTAATCAGATGGCCATGAGCGTCATCTCTGGCACTTACAATAAAATACTATATTCTAATATTTGTCGACCTGCAGATTTCTGTAAACTAAAATTGAGCATATTAGGGGTTGCTAACGCTAGATCTCTATCCTATTAGTAGTGGCAAATATAGAAAAAGCTTTTTGCAAGCTAACAGGTAGATAAGTTGTCTGTTGTTGCTTTCCGATACAGTCGCGATTGTAAATTGTAATAATGGATTCCAAAGAAAAGAAGAGATTACTGCATTTGTTTGAGACTGTAGAAATACGGAGCGGATCATCAGCGGGGGAATTTACACATGGAAATCCCCCGCTGACTCACCTGACAACATCATAaggaatcagatagattatatagcagtaccaacgagatataaaaacatgataaaatcatcaaaaacataccctggtgccgatgttcctacggaccacaatctgttgctatgcagaatggtcatgagagtaaaactgctcgagaaaagatctaatttaaacacaattgatattaagaaactcactaacccagaaaccgaaataaaagtacgagaacaactaggaaagaaaaataaacgACAATAACGAGAACACGTCAAACATAATAGAGAGATGGaataaatcgagggaagcaattcaaacaacatgcgcgactctattaaagcgtgacagagaaaagaagaaagaatgaatgtctgatgagataatggatatgatggatgaaagacgtaaattcaagaataaaaatgcagaaaaataccaGCAAATCCACAAAATCATAggaacgaaaattcgagaagccaaagaaaaatggttttccaacgaatgcagagaaatagaacaatacgaacggaaatacgacagttacaatatgcacaaaaaaataaaatcaatgacaaacaagaggaaattcaatagGTCAACCAACAGTATAAAAGATAGCGATGgtaatcttatctcggagccatcaacgatcttagaaacatggaaatcatacatagaaaaattatttgcatctgacaggactgatgatcacttatatggagaaggagaaacaggtccttcaatccttaaatcggagatagaagatgtcattgcagcactaaaaaacaataattcaacaggtccggacaatgtaccctgcgaaatattaaagatcctatgtaaatcagacaaacagttccttgataatctagttgtactttttaacaacatatataatagcggtaaaatccctgAGAACTGGctacagtcaacatttattacaatcccgaagaaaccaaatgcccagatctgtgatgactaccggcttataagcttgatcaatcatgtcactaaagcgtttactaagatcattcatagaagaatatatgataaatgtgagtcaaatatcgatagatcgcagtttggttttcggaaagcacttggaattAGAGAAGcagttttcgctctccaggtgcttatacagaggtgtagagacgttgataaggacgtgtatttgtgctttgtggattttagaaaagcatttaaaaatgtcaatcatgaacaatcgatggatattctgcgaaagacaggtattgacgacaaggacattcgaattgtggcaaacctatactggggttaaacagcaagagcaaaaattggcaaccaACTCACTGGaagggtgcagatcaaaagaggtgtccgtcagtgGTGTatcttatccccactcctattcaatatttattccgaggaaatatttaacaaatgtatggaaaatgcaaatgagggaaTAAAAAttaacggcgagttaacgaacaatataagataagCCGACGAcgcggtgatccttgccagtaccatagacgaattacaacaggtaatggaaagagtttattcagttagtgaggaatacggcctgagcctcaacttcaagaaaaCAAAGTgcaatgcaaaatgggaacaggccacaaaAATTAAGGCGAGAacagaacgagctagagcagcatttaacaatatcaaaaagctcctcataagcaaggatttgtctcttcccctaaaactacgtctagttaaatgctacatctttccgatcttactatatggtatggaggcctggacgctgacagagacgctcacgagaaaactagaagcatttgaaatgtgggtgaaccgacgcattcttcgtatatcctggaccgaacatgtcaccaacatagaggtactccaaagaatcggaaaggagaaagaaatcgtgagcacaatcaaacaaacGGCAATTGATTATCCAGGGAAAAaaagacagtaagcgagggccaggcagaagaagacactcgtggctccaaaatctgcggaagtggttcgggctcacatcggtcgaactattcagaagcgccgcaaacaagatcagaattgctatgttgatagccaacgttcgcatcggacagggcacttgaagaagaagaagatcatcgTCTATTTCGGAGCTTCATGGCATGTTTGAACTTACCTTCTGGACTGAGTACCATATGTGGTACTCAAATTACTCTTTGGCAATGCAAGGGAAAAGAGGCTGGCAGTCAACCTGATAactacattttaaatattatctCTTAATGTTAATCCCAACATTGACTGCTCCTTAACTCAATGAATCACTCTGTGTTTGCCATATGTTAATTTAAAAGATGTTAAACAACATAAAGAGATGTTCTTCTCTCTCCTGCTAAAAAAGAGTGTTTGGTGTTAAAGCCGTCCCTGCCTTCCAAATATAAATGCCCAGTTTGCGTCGTAATTGATATAGTTGAAATACTTTTTTCTTACGTAAAAGAAATTTGGCCTTGCCTATGGCTGAATTACATCATTAAAACATCAAGCAGATTGGCAGATCATTTACATAAAGTGTTCATCAGAATTCACGTAGTTAATCACTTTCTACACTAAGCAATCAGCTCCAAATAATGCATATTTTACATTCCAATTATCACTAAAAGTCCTTTTTGGGTATAATAAAAGTGTCTTTCTACCTTAatatagtatttatttttattttcttcgtcTGCGATTTGGACAACCGCGACAATAAAATGCTCCGTGTGTCGGTTTGGGTGGATAGCGATAATGAGCTGAAACAAATGTAAATTGCTTATATTGTAGTCGTGCTGGTGCCagtattatttaaatttgttacATATATCTATTGTAAAACATACACAATAATCATCTTATTTATGTAAAAGTTCGTGTTAAAAACAGATTTTTTGTGACGTAAGGTTTTTCTTTTTGCTTACACTCTCCATTTATGTGTTATGTTGAATCAGATTTTGAGGGAACGATAATGCGAATTggtagaaattttattttttattatgtagAATCATCttttaatatgttaaaaattctTGCTTCCCTTCTTCTCACTCTTGGTGACCATTCCAAAATATGTTTTGGTAGTCTTCTCGTTTCACAGAAACACCACTGGGAAACTTTGGCTTGGATGGTAGAAATGAACATGCCCAAATACTTTTAAGGTTCATGCTGGAAAAGAACTATTCCAAATGCACAGTTTTTTCAAAAAGAAACCACAGAGAAGATGGAGATGGCAAAGTCCTAATGGAAAAACTCAAAACGAAATAGTTTTTATTACCACGAACGAAAAACACACAGTTAAAGACACCACGGTTCTTAACAGATTTGTTACCAGTAGCGTTCATAGAATAGTACGAGGTAAAATAGAAATAAGCTTAAAGAAGGAGAGGTATAAGATGATTCAAAATAAGAACAAATCAAAACCATGGATGAAACCATCAGATGTAGATAGTTATCATAAATGTATTTCAGACATACTTAGTAGTCTcgaaacagaaaataatataagcgacttaaataataaattaacaaatgcCTTACTGGAAAATCAAAACAATTTCTGTCCTAGAATTCAAAAAGAAGAGAAGATTAGCCAAAATATCAGACAAGTAAtgcagaaaagaagagaaatgagCAGCGAAATGGAAACTAAAGCCGAcaaactacaaaaattaaataaagaaatatcccaAGCTAATAGACAAGACAGTCTAAAATACAAacaagaacaaatcgaacataccATTAAGAACAATAGAAGTATGAAAGTATTGAGAAAAATACTATGAACAGGGACGATGCAGATAATAAAGATTAAAGATAAAAAGTAGTCATCTTACTACCAACAGAGAGGAAACCCTTaaaatagttgaagacttctaaAAATTGCTGTACACAAGCCAACATAAAGCAAATAGcagagaagatcaaataccagaAATATATTAACGAgttggtcaagtttatcttcatctccttcctcttttacagtcctaactttactgtacccgccataGGCCTGCGtggctgactcgtattcgagggcggcggataagacatcaaccagcatcttgtgacgagctaatcgcagtgttctctgcatttcatgatcacgaagaccatcaataaacgtttgaacggctaacttttccatcatgtcttcgggagctgttggataagcatatcgtactaatctggcaatatctacctcatattcgtGAAGAGATCTTTATTTTGTCTTcaatttttaagctgcgactgatatacatgctcaaaatgttcgtggccatatcgcatatttaacctcttcttcagttgttcgaaatcatccgtctcgtCTACgcctatggtctgaagcacatctctcatagtcaggtttacagccttttcttttttagaccatccattcgctcttgcagctgattcgaactgttttatgtagttattccatgacgattttccgtcgaaagttgggactttaccATGAACAGAAcgtccacttccttcaaatttcggccgtgtttccaacttacatttcgtctcgtcttcttttgtctcttttGTAATTGGATTGCTCTCTCTCTGCTGTTCCTgcttcctccatcttcttttccatctctttcatattttcttcgaaggccaacatatcggcagcaacttggttttttaacgaagatattctatcgtcgagggcagacatctcagaagtgactttagagatttccaaagagatgttagcagaaactttgctttccagagaagaaatctcgttagaaactttgtcttctaaAGAAGCCACGTCGCCGGAAAcgttgttctctaatttcgaaatcgacgagatgacagcagcatgtttgtcttcaaatatataagtttccgggtccaaaccctcttcctccaaaacgttctttagtcgttggactaaatcagccttttttccggtagaagctaattctctgtcctcgagatgtcttcttaaattcgtaactgtgagctcataaatcgtagtcattttcacaatttatttaaaGTTCCACTCTGAAACCActgaactatttttataaatctaatttattaacattatttattattaaatcttctAACATTTCTCGACTTGATACAATTATTCTTTCTAGACTGTTTTCAATAAAATgccctctatatatatatatatatatatatatatatatatatatatttactgttaTTCTGGAGCTCTCTAGAATTCGGCCGGTGACCCTTGCTGAACGTTCTCGAACGCCATTGAAGCCCGTCGGGGACCCGTCGATATTTACCTActaaaaaatacttgttagaaaaatatgtttacagcttagatatgagtcatatttatcgtaacagaaTAGATGTTTTCAAGGCGATTTATCTGAGGCAATGATCAATTATCACTCACTTTTATGTAGGTATTCATTGGACTTTAAAACACGAATAAATTACCACATTTTTATACAATTTCTATTGTCTTAttgtaaacttaaaatttttctggcGCATAATAATATATTCTACACAAACACCTTTATGAATAAAAgatttaatatagttttttatATTCTATTTACTTTCGAGTTAATTtcattaacattttattataaaaagttaGAAGATTTTGATGCATTAGTCATAGaagattaattttatattttcataGATACCTCGTACCCGTTGCTTAtaatttctattacttttttctgtaccaattaacaataattaatatatacGACACATCCATAATATACGACACATCCATAGTCCTGTATATCCTGTAATATGAAAttcataaaaatataatagatgtctcaaaagaaaaaataataattaaaatatctaaatttCGCATGtatagattttagaaaattattaagGGTATCATGGTTCTaatacaattactatttttattaggaataagccataattttatCACCACAAAACATCTTATCTTGGACATATAGAATAATGAGAGGAAAACGCGATTCTATCAGACGACAAATGACATGGTTGAGTTACGTGAAGAAATGGACAGCACTAGATCTCCAAACCTTCAAGTCATCGCCAACCTCCGGTACCTAAAGCCttatagtccagttactgtggcattttccctttaaattttttataactgcaccgatttatctgaaatttttacagtgggtagtaaattactcaaaaaacataagttatatggtgccgatgtgtgcttctacccctggggtggttggcaccccatctaggaggttaaactttttacactcaaaataaccccgggaattgatatagaatcaaattttaaacaaaaaatgtaatataaatttttttcgttaaattaatactttttgagttatacgcacttgaaaaagtaaacttttcgcaaaaaagaacatgcttttcaatgattttgtacgaataactcaaaaacaaagcattttattgaaaaatctataatgagcaaaaataaagcttataaaaaaacaaagagaatatttttttattaagttttataaatacaatactaagcgatttataattgtttgaagatgactttttgtttttgggatactatactcgatgcattaaacatcaaatatcggaaaatggacatcttttttgataaaaactcatacaatactttttaaagagctagaaaaaacctttaaaatgagctatgttaaaagccatttcgattaaaacaaagcgaaatacgaaggaaagaatttgaattactctagcgtttaaaaaaaaacgagcagtataagtaacactatttcgattagaatt from Diabrotica undecimpunctata isolate CICGRU chromosome 4, icDiaUnde3, whole genome shotgun sequence encodes:
- the LOC140438560 gene encoding uncharacterized protein translates to MHSFFKKKPQRRWRWQSPNGKTQNEIVFITTNEKHTVKDTTVLNRFVTSSVHRIVRGKIEISLKKERYKMIQNKNKSKPWMKPSDVDSYHKCISDILSSLETENNISDLNNKLTNALLENQNNFCPRIQKEEKISQNIRQVMQKRREMSSEMETKADKLQKLNKEISQANRQDSLKYKQEQIEHTIKNNRSMKVLRKIL